From Bacteroidota bacterium, the proteins below share one genomic window:
- a CDS encoding gliding motility-associated C-terminal domain-containing protein, producing the protein MRKLLLYGVGILFALASIPTSAQFQRSGTATAVSCDCYRLTQSTGAQNGSIWNQQRIDLGNSFDYNFTVMFGCSDAGADGVVFALQTNPLASGVSGGGIGYQTISPSLAVEFDTYQNGWDPTYDHIAVISNGDVDHTTANNLAGPVAALASSGNIEDCLYHDVRIQWTSATNTLNIWLDGSLRLSYTGNIVANLFGGNAQVYWGFTSSTGGSVNEHVVCMSRSADFSASATDLCLGEDLQLMDLSVSSLNRITSRSWDFGDGTTSIALNPTHTYSTAGNYTVTLTISDPSGCTATATRNVQVHALPVLSVPVDSTICSGSTLRLNVSGAQQYDWTPAAGLSATSGANVDATPSVATTYTITGTDANGCSSSGTVNVGLAPVPNLQTSGDAAYCDGGSAQLSASGASVYDWSPVTGLDDPTIATPLASPLTTTVYTVNASIGYCTATATLTVTVDPVPVVSVSGNAILCLGASSSLNASGATSYNWSPANGLSASSGASVNATPVSSIVYTITGSTAAGCTDDTTFSITVHPVPAISVRPDTTVCEGVSLELWVTGTDTYRWTPGTGLSSVTDSVTNLSATASTVYTVSGTNTFGCSTTATTSISVNPLPVLQTMANVTICEGDVTALNTGGAATYSWSPLTGLSAGSGSSVNASPALSTQYTVTGSTLGCTASTTVQVNVNPLPVLTVTPPVIICITQSATLNASGAASYSWSPVGSLNSGVGASVVATPASTTTYTVTGTTNGCSSSATIPVTVAPALNVQITPANPVICAGESITLSAQGAANYTWTPAPGLGSVSGPVVTAQPAGTTTYSVTGSSGVCTDDAVVTVQVTPLPVVTIDPVLPICTGQSAMLQAQGATSYQWLPDPALASTSGASVNASPATTQVFTVVGTQSGCNDTAQATIVVHALPVVSVAGEDSICSGFSTTLLASGGIAYQWSPVAGLDTAQGIQVQAGPSTLTVYTVTGTDANGCSNTSTHTVDVLPLPVLSVSPGTTICAGDTTVLQVSGASTYSWSPTNGLSSSNGSTINASPAASTVYTVSGYLTGCRTDATVSVNVTPLPVLVLQADTTICYGDAATLVVSGATSYQWSPAIALNTTSGGTVVANPVADQVYTVTGSAQGCSSTASTQVHVTPLPVITVQPVTAVCSGTTVTLQAQGATTYTWSPTAGLLNTSGASVQARPDVTTYYTVTGTSLGCSSSASIFLEVFPTPVVNFLPNPVSGCAPLQVRFFDLSTAEAGSHYQWTYNGITDTSRHPELYFPDAGTYSVRLEVTTPHGCSSYFEAEAVTVDPLPVADFNVSTEETTILTPVIRLTDASSDASAWAWDFGDAAGISSDQDPVYTYADTGTYVIRLIALSPHGCRDTAYARVRVNEDYALYVPNTFTPNGDGKNELFYAYGIGVHAFELLVFDRWGKVIFRSDSLQQGWNGNYQGGESLCPEGVYVYKIRAQDPKGEWREASGNVNLIR; encoded by the coding sequence TTGAGAAAACTTCTTCTTTACGGCGTCGGGATTCTTTTCGCGCTTGCTTCCATCCCGACATCTGCACAATTCCAACGCAGCGGAACGGCTACCGCCGTTTCCTGCGACTGCTACCGGCTTACCCAGTCGACCGGCGCGCAGAACGGCTCGATCTGGAACCAGCAGCGCATCGACCTCGGCAATTCGTTCGACTACAACTTCACCGTCATGTTCGGCTGCAGCGACGCGGGCGCCGACGGGGTGGTGTTCGCGTTGCAAACGAACCCGCTCGCCTCCGGCGTGTCGGGTGGCGGCATCGGCTATCAGACGATCAGTCCGTCTTTGGCGGTGGAGTTCGATACCTACCAGAACGGATGGGATCCCACTTACGACCACATCGCGGTGATCTCGAACGGCGATGTGGACCATACCACCGCGAACAACCTGGCAGGACCCGTGGCCGCGCTTGCTTCCTCGGGTAACATCGAAGACTGCCTCTACCATGACGTGCGCATCCAGTGGACGAGCGCCACGAACACGCTCAACATCTGGCTCGACGGATCGCTTCGCCTGAGTTATACGGGCAATATCGTCGCGAACCTGTTCGGCGGCAACGCGCAGGTGTACTGGGGTTTTACCTCGAGTACCGGCGGCTCGGTGAATGAACATGTCGTCTGCATGAGCCGCTCTGCGGATTTCAGCGCCAGCGCGACCGACCTCTGCCTCGGGGAAGACCTGCAACTGATGGACCTGTCGGTGAGTTCACTGAACCGCATCACCTCGCGGAGTTGGGACTTCGGCGACGGCACCACTTCGATCGCCCTCAACCCGACGCACACTTATTCGACGGCCGGTAACTATACGGTAACGCTGACGATCTCCGATCCGAGCGGTTGCACCGCCACGGCGACACGGAACGTACAGGTACATGCCTTGCCTGTACTGAGCGTACCGGTCGACAGCACGATTTGCAGCGGGAGTACGCTGCGACTGAACGTGAGCGGCGCGCAGCAATACGATTGGACCCCTGCTGCAGGTCTGAGCGCCACCAGCGGCGCGAACGTGGACGCCACGCCTTCCGTCGCTACCACCTACACGATCACCGGAACGGATGCCAACGGTTGCAGCAGCAGCGGGACCGTGAACGTCGGGCTTGCGCCTGTACCCAACCTGCAGACCAGCGGCGATGCGGCCTATTGCGACGGCGGCAGCGCGCAACTGAGCGCCAGCGGCGCCAGCGTGTATGACTGGTCGCCGGTCACCGGGCTCGACGATCCGACGATCGCCACGCCACTGGCCAGTCCGCTTACGACGACCGTCTATACCGTCAACGCGAGCATCGGCTACTGCACCGCCACCGCCACCTTGACCGTCACGGTCGACCCGGTGCCGGTCGTGAGCGTGTCGGGCAACGCTATCCTCTGTCTCGGAGCTTCCTCCTCGCTGAACGCGAGCGGCGCGACCAGCTACAATTGGTCACCGGCCAATGGCCTGAGCGCGAGCAGCGGCGCAAGCGTGAACGCGACGCCCGTCAGCAGCATCGTCTATACGATCACCGGCTCTACCGCCGCGGGTTGCACGGACGACACCACCTTCAGCATCACCGTCCATCCGGTACCGGCGATCAGCGTACGGCCCGACACGACCGTTTGCGAAGGCGTCAGTCTGGAGCTGTGGGTAACCGGCACCGACACCTACCGCTGGACGCCGGGCACGGGTCTTTCTTCGGTAACCGATTCCGTAACCAATCTCAGCGCGACGGCCAGCACCGTTTATACCGTGAGCGGAACGAACACTTTTGGTTGCAGCACCACCGCTACTACCTCGATCTCGGTGAATCCGTTGCCCGTCCTGCAGACGATGGCGAACGTGACGATCTGCGAAGGTGATGTGACCGCTCTGAACACCGGCGGAGCGGCCACCTATTCCTGGTCGCCGCTGACAGGACTGAGTGCCGGCAGCGGCAGCAGTGTAAACGCCAGTCCTGCCTTGTCCACCCAATACACCGTTACCGGCAGCACGCTCGGCTGTACCGCTTCCACCACCGTGCAGGTGAACGTGAATCCCCTGCCGGTCCTGACCGTGACACCTCCGGTGATCATCTGCATCACCCAGAGCGCGACGCTGAACGCAAGCGGAGCCGCAAGTTACAGTTGGTCGCCCGTCGGCAGCCTGAACAGCGGTGTCGGCGCGAGCGTAGTCGCGACGCCGGCTTCCACAACCACCTATACGGTTACCGGCACCACGAACGGCTGCAGCAGCAGCGCGACCATTCCGGTCACGGTCGCTCCCGCGCTGAACGTGCAGATCACGCCGGCCAATCCGGTCATCTGCGCAGGCGAGTCGATCACGCTGAGCGCGCAGGGCGCCGCCAACTATACCTGGACGCCGGCGCCCGGCCTTGGTTCGGTGAGCGGCCCGGTGGTGACGGCACAACCCGCGGGTACCACCACCTATTCGGTCACCGGCAGCTCGGGCGTTTGTACCGACGATGCCGTCGTCACCGTACAGGTAACGCCCTTGCCGGTCGTGACGATTGATCCCGTGCTGCCCATTTGCACCGGACAAAGTGCGATGCTGCAAGCGCAGGGGGCCACGAGCTATCAATGGCTGCCCGATCCCGCGCTGGCCTCGACGAGCGGCGCGTCGGTGAACGCATCGCCGGCGACTACGCAGGTATTCACGGTGGTCGGAACCCAAAGCGGTTGCAACGACACTGCGCAAGCCACGATTGTGGTGCATGCGTTGCCGGTGGTGAGCGTTGCCGGCGAGGATTCCATCTGCAGTGGATTCTCCACGACCCTGCTTGCCAGTGGCGGCATCGCGTATCAATGGTCGCCTGTTGCCGGACTGGATACCGCACAGGGGATACAGGTCCAGGCAGGACCTTCGACCCTCACCGTGTACACCGTAACCGGCACCGACGCGAACGGCTGCAGCAATACGAGTACGCATACCGTGGACGTGTTGCCCTTGCCGGTCCTCAGCGTATCGCCCGGCACCACGATCTGCGCGGGCGACACCACGGTCTTGCAGGTAAGCGGAGCCTCGACGTATAGCTGGAGTCCGACCAACGGACTGAGCAGCTCGAACGGCAGTACGATCAATGCATCGCCGGCTGCGAGTACCGTATACACCGTCAGCGGCTACCTCACCGGTTGTCGTACCGACGCGACCGTCAGCGTGAACGTGACGCCCTTACCCGTGTTGGTGTTGCAAGCGGATACCACGATCTGCTATGGCGACGCGGCTACGCTGGTCGTGAGCGGCGCCACGAGTTATCAGTGGTCGCCGGCCATTGCCCTGAACACCACCAGCGGCGGCACGGTTGTAGCGAATCCTGTCGCCGATCAGGTGTACACCGTGACCGGCAGCGCGCAGGGTTGCAGCAGCACGGCCAGTACACAGGTACACGTCACACCGCTTCCGGTCATCACCGTGCAGCCCGTCACGGCCGTTTGCTCGGGCACCACCGTTACCTTGCAAGCGCAGGGCGCGACGACCTACACCTGGTCGCCGACCGCCGGGCTCCTGAACACCAGCGGTGCGAGCGTGCAGGCGCGGCCGGATGTTACCACCTACTACACCGTCACCGGCACCTCGCTGGGTTGCAGCAGTTCGGCCAGCATATTCCTGGAAGTATTTCCGACACCCGTCGTCAACTTCCTGCCGAATCCGGTCTCCGGTTGTGCCCCCTTGCAGGTCCGCTTTTTCGATCTGTCGACCGCGGAAGCCGGCTCGCACTATCAATGGACGTACAACGGCATCACCGATACCAGTCGTCATCCGGAGCTGTACTTCCCGGACGCGGGCACCTATTCCGTTCGGTTGGAGGTGACTACGCCGCACGGATGCAGTTCCTACTTTGAAGCGGAAGCGGTGACCGTTGATCCGCTGCCGGTAGCGGACTTCAACGTCAGCACCGAGGAGACCACGATCCTGACACCGGTGATCCGGCTCACGGACGCCAGCAGCGACGCGAGCGCCTGGGCCTGGGACTTCGGTGATGCGGCGGGAATTTCGTCAGACCAGGATCCCGTTTACACCTATGCCGACACCGGCACCTACGTGATCCGGTTGATCGCCTTGAGTCCGCACGGTTGCCGCGACACCGCCTACGCGCGCGTGCGCGTGAACGAAGACTACGCGTTGTACGTACCGAACACCTTCACGCCGAACGGCGACGGCAAGAACGAGCTGTTCTACGCGTATGGCATCGGCGTCCATGCCTTCGAGTTGCTGGTCTTTGATCGCTGGGGCAAGGTGATCTTCCGTTCCGATTCGCTGCAACAAGGCTGGAACGGCAACTACCAAGGCGGCGAAAGCCTGTGCCCGGAGGGTGTTTACGTGTACAAGATCCGCGCACAGGACCCGAAGGGCGAGTGGCGGGAAGCGAGCGGCAACGTGAACCTGATCCGCTGA
- a CDS encoding T9SS type A sorting domain-containing protein, which yields MSVSNTLGKEIWTTVSNSSSVEISTTAWVAGVYVLSVAGRNGELFKLKVVK from the coding sequence TTGAGTGTAAGCAATACGTTAGGTAAGGAAATTTGGACTACTGTCTCAAATTCAAGCTCAGTGGAGATTAGCACAACTGCATGGGTAGCGGGCGTCTATGTATTAAGCGTAGCAGGCCGAAATGGAGAATTATTTAAACTGAAAGTGGTGAAATGA
- a CDS encoding L-serine ammonia-lyase has product MTEQEQISVFDMFKVGIGPSSSHTLGPWRAAQRFLEYLERAGGWQSVSRVRIQLYGSLAKTGKGHGTDIALQLGLLGADPVTFDVNAVQPTIDRIREKQELHLGGKHLIRFVPETDLVFRMSESLPFHPNALVAEATMADGREVSATYYSVGGGFVVTEGETEHGNSGKAAFRYPVNSAKEVLAFCETTGLPVSEIVLENERCWQDEKTIREGVLNIWQTMLTCVHRGCHSTGELPGGLKVTRRAAALNAKLLKGANPGTSAAWLQAIREGGSGFQYTLDWVSCFALAVNEENASFGRVVTAPTNGAAGVIPAVLLYYVLFCDGAEDDRIVRFLLTASEIGSIFKKGATISAAMGGCQAEIGVSSAMAAGALTERLGGNPQQVMMAAEIAMEHHLGLTCDPIKGLVQIPCIERNTMGAVKAITAAQLALHSDPSKAKVSLDDVVKTMWHTALDMNHKFKETAEGGLAVAVPLGLSEC; this is encoded by the coding sequence ATGACCGAACAGGAGCAGATTTCCGTTTTCGATATGTTCAAGGTGGGCATTGGTCCGAGCAGTTCGCATACGCTCGGTCCCTGGCGTGCCGCTCAGCGATTTCTCGAGTACCTCGAACGCGCTGGTGGTTGGCAGTCCGTGAGCAGGGTTCGGATCCAGCTCTACGGTTCACTGGCAAAGACCGGTAAAGGTCACGGAACCGACATCGCCCTGCAGCTCGGCTTGCTGGGCGCCGATCCGGTGACCTTCGACGTGAATGCCGTACAACCGACGATCGATCGTATCCGTGAAAAGCAGGAACTCCACCTCGGCGGCAAGCACCTGATCCGTTTCGTTCCCGAAACCGATCTCGTCTTCCGCATGAGCGAGTCGCTTCCCTTCCACCCCAACGCGCTGGTCGCCGAGGCTACGATGGCCGATGGCCGTGAAGTGTCGGCTACGTATTACTCGGTTGGCGGTGGCTTCGTGGTGACCGAAGGCGAGACCGAGCATGGCAACAGCGGCAAAGCCGCCTTCCGGTATCCGGTCAACAGCGCGAAGGAAGTACTGGCGTTCTGTGAAACCACCGGGCTGCCGGTATCGGAGATCGTGCTGGAGAATGAACGCTGCTGGCAGGACGAAAAAACGATCCGGGAAGGCGTACTCAACATCTGGCAGACGATGCTCACCTGTGTACACCGGGGATGTCATTCGACCGGAGAGTTGCCGGGCGGACTGAAAGTGACCCGCCGCGCCGCCGCGCTGAACGCCAAGTTGCTGAAAGGCGCAAACCCGGGAACGAGCGCCGCCTGGCTGCAGGCCATCCGCGAGGGCGGCAGCGGCTTTCAGTACACACTCGACTGGGTGAGCTGTTTTGCGTTGGCGGTGAACGAAGAGAACGCCTCGTTCGGACGCGTGGTCACGGCTCCTACCAACGGCGCAGCCGGTGTGATCCCGGCGGTGCTGCTTTATTACGTATTGTTCTGCGACGGAGCAGAAGACGACCGCATCGTACGGTTCCTGCTCACCGCATCGGAGATCGGCAGCATCTTTAAGAAAGGCGCGACGATATCGGCCGCGATGGGCGGTTGCCAGGCAGAGATCGGCGTATCATCCGCGATGGCGGCCGGCGCCCTGACCGAACGGCTGGGCGGCAATCCGCAGCAAGTGATGATGGCCGCCGAGATCGCGATGGAACACCACCTCGGACTCACCTGCGACCCGATCAAAGGCCTGGTGCAGATCCCCTGCATCGAACGCAACACCATGGGCGCGGTGAAAGCCATCACAGCCGCGCAGCTCGCGCTGCACAGCGATCCGAGCAAGGCGAAAGTCAGCCTCGACGACGTGGTCAAGACCATGTGGCATACCGCGCTCGACATGAACCACAAGTTCAAAGAAACCGCAGAAGGCGGATTGGCGGTGGCGGTTCCGTTGGGGTTGAGTGAGTGCTGA
- a CDS encoding SBBP repeat-containing protein, whose product MKNKSQESPVCVSGIFLCLLLLVHTLTYAQQLPAIVRDWAAYAGETDSIFKTPVILDEDSNLYVGTFRVDPITGADVLIVKYGTDGGVKWEASWSSVGNGRDQVSDLAYFNGFLYVSGITQTLGNNSFDMLFMRVSDDGIIDWVNSWDGPAGTFDVATAILADNGGVFATGASSDSTTVLNYHTFSFSASDGAIVWQQTYDYAGLNDVPFDLGREGSTLVVTGGSQSSLTNWDYATVFYNDAGIQLGVNRVTGTSSGFDHAQAVKTDALGNVYITGGSYENGVGQEIKTVKIAPSGAVLWVKTYGGIYDDVGNDLTVDANGNVYVCGQANDATTGFDFVLIKYSSGGVQQWKKVIDLEQKDDAAVSLCLDAWGHIVVTGYAVRDLQFDMLTIGFSDIGDELWREFYDGNSHELDKAASIAADAFGSVFVSGQATINGNLQTVTLKYRSDFYTKMPQADSPSVAGLYYPNHGQITDTSWQPNESVDYYTANGCPKLYFGKGKMHMVWSAFDPTGVLPDTLHRIDVTFFGSGNYSKAMPIDELKEAGYLNYFLGHCPNGITNVYGIGSLLFKKVWSGIDVLFSSNNAGVKILFVCEPGSDPSNIGLAFSGQTSLMINGGWDLEVACPIGAYSFDRPHVYQLDSLNAIFNLPWQLNWSLPTADVGSFSNWGAYDLDKSLIIELSKSTTWPSSQIGSLYWSSYFGDFSGESAGVICKGAGEHFYTTSHLNGSSNTIITSGAYQMIFRGGTDLVVTSWSGQPIAGPYGNRYFTTFYGGSGLEISRGVSVNQVNGNIYVTGSTDSPGNGLLPLPTVSAGSNFFYSTLQSTNLCIQKFDAFIARFSEDGSNLLYASYIGGANCDGGLGIEVDNNSENVFLSGYTYSDQITPPFFPIVPSVYSGAYNQSAFAGSLGKSDGYIMEFDKNNNCVWSSYYGGDGDDQINGVKISNSGDIIIAGTTRSTLPHNPGTVGLPCMANSQGEFPDCNPGGGAYFDNSFNSGSSSDYDCIIGEFNNQNNLVWSTYFGGASNDWSSAWQPLSLSKVTSGKFALVGYTNSTQIAPPSFPIINNGSNYFQDYGGTGDGFISVFKNRAPEFSSYIGGGGGDVAIGVAFDEFDFLYITGNTTSTNPAGSCGNPNLGEFPYCSTPTSYNLLHQGMTDAYVFEMDPFYNLSWSTYFGGSDNDQGFGCEVVGRKLVLYGDSRSSLPMSIPQQMVSGYYWQSGQLLGNMDTYLTMFKLSPFVGITEVDTPRGSLLAFPVPFNENLLVEIFA is encoded by the coding sequence ATGAAAAACAAAAGCCAAGAATCTCCAGTTTGTGTTTCAGGAATTTTCTTATGTCTCCTGCTTTTAGTTCACACTCTTACTTATGCCCAGCAGCTTCCAGCCATTGTCCGTGATTGGGCGGCCTATGCGGGAGAAACTGATTCCATATTTAAAACCCCGGTGATTCTCGATGAGGACAGTAACTTGTATGTTGGGACATTTCGGGTTGATCCGATAACAGGTGCTGACGTATTGATTGTAAAGTACGGCACGGATGGAGGTGTAAAGTGGGAAGCTAGTTGGAGCAGCGTCGGAAATGGACGTGATCAGGTGAGCGACTTGGCCTACTTTAATGGCTTTCTTTATGTTTCCGGCATTACGCAAACATTGGGGAATAACAGCTTTGACATGTTGTTCATGCGGGTGTCTGACGATGGGATCATCGATTGGGTGAATTCGTGGGATGGTCCTGCGGGTACGTTTGATGTCGCAACAGCTATACTGGCCGATAATGGTGGAGTTTTCGCAACAGGAGCCTCTTCGGATTCTACGACAGTCTTGAATTACCACACTTTTTCTTTTTCTGCTTCGGATGGTGCCATTGTATGGCAGCAGACATATGACTATGCCGGACTCAACGATGTTCCCTTTGATCTTGGCAGGGAAGGCAGTACGCTGGTGGTGACGGGGGGAAGTCAATCTTCGCTCACTAATTGGGATTATGCAACGGTGTTCTATAATGATGCGGGAATCCAGTTGGGGGTGAACCGGGTGACCGGTACCTCTTCGGGATTTGACCATGCGCAAGCCGTAAAAACTGATGCATTAGGCAATGTTTATATTACCGGAGGCAGTTACGAAAATGGTGTCGGGCAGGAGATTAAAACTGTAAAAATTGCACCCAGCGGGGCAGTTTTGTGGGTAAAAACTTATGGTGGGATCTATGATGATGTTGGAAATGATCTGACGGTCGACGCAAACGGCAATGTATATGTGTGCGGACAGGCGAATGATGCTACGACCGGCTTTGATTTCGTGCTGATAAAATACTCATCTGGAGGGGTTCAGCAATGGAAAAAAGTAATTGATTTGGAGCAGAAGGATGACGCAGCTGTCTCGTTATGCCTGGATGCCTGGGGGCACATTGTAGTGACAGGGTATGCTGTGCGTGATTTGCAATTTGATATGCTAACAATTGGATTTTCTGATATTGGAGACGAATTGTGGCGTGAGTTCTATGATGGAAATTCGCATGAGTTGGATAAAGCCGCTTCCATTGCTGCAGATGCTTTCGGAAGCGTCTTTGTGAGTGGCCAGGCAACAATAAACGGAAATTTACAGACCGTAACGCTTAAGTACCGATCGGATTTTTATACCAAAATGCCGCAGGCGGATTCGCCTTCTGTTGCGGGACTTTATTATCCAAACCATGGGCAAATAACAGACACTAGTTGGCAACCGAATGAATCTGTAGATTATTATACTGCAAACGGTTGTCCGAAACTATATTTCGGTAAGGGAAAAATGCACATGGTATGGAGTGCTTTTGATCCTACTGGAGTATTACCAGACACGTTGCATAGGATAGATGTCACCTTCTTTGGTAGTGGCAATTACTCTAAGGCAATGCCTATAGATGAATTGAAGGAGGCGGGGTATCTCAATTACTTTTTAGGCCATTGCCCTAACGGTATTACTAATGTCTACGGTATTGGTAGTTTGCTTTTTAAAAAAGTGTGGTCTGGAATAGATGTATTGTTTAGCAGCAACAATGCAGGTGTAAAGATCCTCTTTGTTTGTGAGCCGGGAAGTGATCCTAGTAATATTGGATTGGCGTTTTCGGGACAGACAAGTTTAATGATAAATGGAGGGTGGGATTTAGAGGTAGCTTGCCCAATTGGCGCATATTCTTTTGATCGGCCTCATGTTTATCAGCTGGATAGTTTGAATGCAATTTTTAATTTACCGTGGCAATTGAATTGGAGCCTCCCAACTGCAGATGTTGGGTCATTTAGTAATTGGGGGGCATATGACCTTGATAAATCTTTGATTATCGAATTGTCAAAAAGTACCACATGGCCAAGTAGTCAAATTGGGTCGTTATATTGGAGTTCATATTTTGGCGACTTTTCTGGGGAGTCGGCTGGCGTAATCTGTAAGGGCGCGGGTGAACATTTTTACACAACCTCTCATCTAAATGGAAGCTCAAACACAATCATTACATCAGGAGCTTATCAGATGATTTTTCGTGGGGGGACGGACTTGGTTGTAACTTCATGGAGCGGCCAACCAATTGCTGGGCCTTATGGTAATCGTTATTTTACTACATTTTACGGCGGATCCGGCCTTGAAATATCTCGAGGCGTTAGTGTAAACCAAGTAAATGGAAACATTTATGTAACAGGATCTACTGATAGTCCAGGTAATGGCTTATTACCATTGCCAACTGTAAGTGCCGGGAGCAATTTCTTCTATAGCACCTTGCAATCAACCAATTTATGTATTCAGAAATTTGACGCTTTTATTGCCAGATTCTCAGAAGATGGCTCGAATTTGCTATATGCATCATATATTGGGGGAGCAAATTGTGACGGAGGATTAGGGATTGAGGTTGATAATAATAGTGAGAATGTATTTCTTTCCGGGTATACTTATTCCGATCAAATCACTCCGCCATTTTTCCCAATTGTACCTTCAGTATATTCAGGCGCCTACAATCAATCTGCCTTTGCGGGTTCGTTGGGTAAGTCCGACGGATACATTATGGAGTTTGACAAGAATAATAATTGTGTCTGGTCAAGCTATTACGGTGGTGATGGCGATGATCAAATAAATGGGGTTAAAATCTCTAATTCGGGTGATATAATCATTGCAGGAACTACTCGATCGACGTTGCCACACAATCCCGGAACGGTTGGTTTGCCATGCATGGCAAATAGTCAAGGAGAGTTCCCAGATTGTAATCCTGGAGGTGGTGCTTACTTTGATAATTCATTTAATAGCGGATCGTCAAGTGATTACGATTGCATTATTGGAGAGTTTAACAATCAGAATAATCTTGTTTGGTCAACATATTTTGGAGGAGCAAGTAATGATTGGTCTTCAGCTTGGCAACCGTTGTCTCTTTCAAAAGTGACTAGTGGAAAGTTTGCCTTAGTTGGCTACACAAATAGCACACAAATAGCTCCCCCAAGCTTCCCAATTATTAATAATGGAAGTAATTATTTCCAAGATTATGGTGGTACAGGTGATGGATTTATTTCAGTATTTAAGAATAGGGCACCAGAATTTTCATCATATATCGGAGGGGGTGGGGGCGACGTAGCCATTGGCGTAGCATTCGATGAATTCGATTTCTTGTATATCACAGGGAATACAACTTCTACCAACCCAGCTGGATCATGTGGCAACCCAAATTTGGGGGAGTTTCCGTATTGTTCTACACCCACTTCTTATAATTTACTCCATCAGGGAATGACTGATGCTTATGTATTCGAGATGGATCCTTTTTACAACCTTTCGTGGTCTACATATTTTGGAGGTAGCGATAATGATCAGGGATTTGGATGTGAGGTGGTTGGAAGAAAGTTGGTTCTTTATGGTGATTCAAGGTCTAGTTTGCCCATGTCAATTCCTCAGCAGATGGTTTCAGGATACTATTGGCAAAGTGGACAATTGCTGGGTAATATGGATACATACCTTACAATGTTTAAGTTAAGCCCATTTGTTGGAATTACTGAAGTCGATACTCCTAGAGGTTCATTGCTTGCTTTCCCTGTTCCTTTTAATGAGAATCTACTGGTAGAAATATTTGCATAA